Genomic window (Xenopus laevis strain J_2021 chromosome 3S, Xenopus_laevis_v10.1, whole genome shotgun sequence):
acacccccatgtacttctttctcTGCGCCCTGGCCTTTGTAGATATCTGTTACCCTACCGTCACTCTCCCTAAACTGATAGACATTTTGCTTTCAGGAGATAACTCAATAACCTTTATCCAATGTTTTACTCAATTGTTCTTCTTTTTTGCTTTGGCTGGAATAGAAGTCGCATTATTGTCTTCTATGGCATATGATCATTATGTTGCCATATGCAAGCCCTTAAGATATCATCTAATTATGAAGGGAAAAACATGTGCACAGATAATAGCAGGGATCTTGATTTCTGGATTTATTAACTCAATATTTTTTACAAGCTTGGTTTCAAAGTTGTCAATATGTCGTTCCAATAAGATCAAACCGTTTTTTTGTGACATTAAGGCTGTGGCAGACATTTCCTgtgatatatttacattttacaatgctATTTATGTGGAATCATTCGCAGTAGGGTTCATGGCATTTTCTCTAAATgttatatcatatataaatataataagaaaCATACTAAATATTAAGTCCAAAGCTGGCAGACAAAAGACTTTCTCCACTTGCATTTCACATATTACCGTTATGATCATTCTCTATGGAAGTGCATTCTGGATGTACATGAGGCCGCCTTCAGAATCAGTGTACCTGGATCCAGTATTCTCCCTTCTTTATACAGGAGTGACTCCCATGTTAAACCCTCTCATATATAGTCTAagaaataaagaagtaaagaaCGCCCTGATAAGAATTGTAAGGAAAAAGTTTGTTTagctaaaatgtaatatttcaaaAGTAGATCCAATTAACCCACCACTGTGAATGCAGACACATAGGcacctgattttttttatccagtacCAGGTGAATCATGCAGGTAGACTTGGGAGTAAAAGCCTGTCTgagaaacaaatgttttaatgacAAAACAACATTGAAACAAGATTTGGTTATGAATCAACATTCCACAGCAGCacaacaaagaacattttttatggtgCAAATTAAATCACTAtttaattggtaaaaaaaagttgcatagtGAGTTTTCCTTCCAAACATCtcctaatatttttatttgccaACCCTTACGTTTTCCTTGTGTTTTCCCTTCCACCTCTCTAACAGTGCTTTTATTttggatatttatttttagactttttggtaAGCCCTAATCTAAGGTCCAAATCATAGAGGATTTATCCTTTTTCCAGGGTATGACGTAGTATTTAGTCATGGTAAAAATATATGTCAATAACAAAGGAAAATTGCAGTGTTGCATTGATTTCAATGAAGGTGAAAATCTTGAATGCTTGCGTGAACACAataaaccccccccaaaaaaaaaaactgttataatttgttGGCTTTCAGTTGCTGAGGTTTTTCAAGCAAAGTTTCAAGATTTTGTTGCTTGTTAAATGGAAAGTAATTCAAACGAAAGTAGAATTCTGCATATATATTGTGATCACAA
Coding sequences:
- the LOC121402026 gene encoding olfactory receptor 5V1-like, with translation MSNQSHLNSLYYLTFSNYGEKQLLLSIVIFFIYVMGVLGNLIIIIVIYLDSHLHTPMYFFLCALAFVDICYPTVTLPKLIDILLSGDNSITFIQCFTQLFFFFALAGIEVALLSSMAYDHYVAICKPLRYHLIMKGKTCAQIIAGILISGFINSIFFTSLVSKLSICRSNKIKPFFCDIKAVADISCDIFTFYNAIYVESFAVGFMAFSLNVISYINIIRNILNIKSKAGRQKTFSTCISHITVMIILYGSAFWMYMRPPSESVYLDPVFSLLYTGVTPMLNPLIYSLRNKEVKNALIRIVRKKFV